One Gossypium raimondii isolate GPD5lz chromosome 3, ASM2569854v1, whole genome shotgun sequence genomic window carries:
- the LOC105795958 gene encoding uncharacterized protein LOC105795958, with protein MSQPNHQNLSAETKTHTMLEQMMKMISDQKKETDGRFQDLETAVKQLQTRVSSTDVNLGNLQAQVNNRLPSHKEESETKVKRVRFGNRTEENLAMPKADSQSSQADPRKAEKMHLPQSTVSRDAANLEREALTFEPQIEGSLHVNDQQRSYEPKAPFPQRLRKEKSDDVNAEILETFRKVQVNIPLIDAIKKVLRYAKFLKELCTPKRKLIGNEKISLGENVSAVFQKKFPTKCKDPGMFSIPCKIGDIKLDRAMVDLGASINVMPRSIYDRVQLGALKDTGLIIQLADRSNAYPDGVLEDVLVQVNELVFPADFYV; from the exons ATGTCACAACCAAACCATCAAAACCTTAGTGCTGAAACCAAGACCCATACCATGCTtgaacaaatgatgaagatgatatCTGACCAAAAGAAGGAGACCGATGGTAGATTCCAAGATTTAGAAACAGCCGTTAAGCAACTGCAAACTAGAGTCTCATCAACCGACGTTAACCTTGGGAATTTGCAAGCACAAGTAAATAACCGATTGCCCTCACA CAAGGAGGAGAGTGAGACTAAGGTAAAAAGGGTTCGATTTGGTAATAGAACAGAGGAAAACTTAGCCATGCCAAAGGCTGATTCACAATCATCACAAGCCGACCCAAGAAAGGCAGAAAAAATGCACCTACCACAGTCCACTGTTTCGCGCGATGCAGCAAATCTTGAGCGGGAGGCGCTAACCTTTGAGCCTCAAATAGAAGGAAGTTTACACGTTAATGACCAGCAGCGATCTTACGAGCCGAAAGCTCCTTTTCCACAGCGCTTGAGGAAGGAAAAATCAGATGACGTCAATGCCGAAATCCTTGAGACGTTTCGTAAGGTACAAGTTAATATTCCACTGATTGATGCAATTAAAAAAGTGCTTAGATATGCtaagtttttgaaagaattaTGCACAcctaaaaggaaattaattggaaatgagaaaattagCTTAGGCGAAAATGTATCTGcggtatttcaaaagaaatttccTACTAAATGTAAAGATCCGGGAATGTTTTCGATACCTTGTAAGATAGGAGACATTAAACTTGATAGAGCTATGGTTGATTTAGGAGCTTCTATAAATGTCATGCCTAGGAGTATCTACGATAGGGTTCAATTAGGTGCATTAAAAGACACAGGACTGATAATTCAACTTGCAGATAGGAGTAATGCCTACCCTGATGGTGTTTTAGAAGATGTTCTAGTGCAAGTAAATGAGTTAGTCTTTCCGgctgatttttatgtttaa